One genomic window of Paraburkholderia acidiphila includes the following:
- a CDS encoding M48 family metallopeptidase produces MPNLSPSPALYFSVLFVVALLAMVATKLWLASRQIRFVAAHRGAVPAQFTATIPLAAHQRAADYTVARTRLGMVEIVLGAVVLIALTLLGGVQALDLGISDAIGRDYVGQIALIGAVLAISGVVELPLDYYRQFVVEERFGFNRMTKRIFIMDRIKGLLIGAAFGIPLLFVVLWLMKQAGSLWWLWTWAVWVAFQMLVLVLYPTFIAPLFNKFEPLRDEALRSRIEALMQRCGFAAKGLFVMDGSRRSAHGNAYFTGFGAAKRIVFFDTLLARLSGSEIEAVLAHELGHFKRRHVIKRMVVTFAISLALLALLGWLSQRVWFYEGLGVRPSLLGGNEGLALVLFFLAVPVFLFFVTPLGSLSSRKHEFEADAFAATQTDAQHLVNALVKLYEDNASTLTPDPLYTAFYYSHPPASQRIDRLLAHA; encoded by the coding sequence ATGCCTAATCTGTCCCCCTCCCCTGCGCTGTACTTCAGCGTGCTCTTCGTCGTGGCCCTGCTTGCCATGGTCGCGACCAAGCTTTGGCTCGCTTCGCGCCAGATCCGCTTCGTGGCCGCCCACCGCGGCGCGGTGCCCGCGCAGTTCACCGCGACCATCCCTCTCGCCGCGCATCAGCGCGCCGCCGACTACACGGTTGCGCGCACGCGTCTCGGCATGGTCGAGATCGTGCTCGGCGCCGTGGTGCTGATCGCGCTCACGCTGCTCGGCGGCGTGCAGGCGCTCGACCTCGGCATCTCGGATGCGATCGGGCGCGACTATGTGGGCCAGATCGCCCTCATCGGGGCCGTGCTGGCCATTTCCGGCGTGGTCGAACTGCCGCTCGACTACTACCGCCAGTTCGTGGTCGAGGAGCGCTTCGGCTTTAACCGCATGACGAAGCGCATTTTCATCATGGACCGCATCAAGGGGCTGTTGATCGGCGCCGCGTTCGGCATTCCGCTGCTCTTCGTCGTGCTCTGGCTCATGAAGCAGGCGGGCAGCCTCTGGTGGCTCTGGACGTGGGCCGTTTGGGTCGCCTTCCAGATGCTCGTGCTGGTGCTGTATCCCACCTTCATCGCGCCGCTTTTCAACAAGTTCGAACCGCTGCGCGATGAAGCCCTGCGCTCGCGCATCGAAGCGCTCATGCAGCGCTGCGGCTTCGCGGCCAAGGGCCTGTTCGTGATGGACGGCAGCCGCCGCTCCGCGCACGGCAACGCCTATTTCACGGGCTTTGGTGCAGCCAAGCGCATCGTGTTCTTCGACACGCTGCTCGCGCGCCTCTCCGGCAGCGAGATCGAGGCTGTGCTCGCGCACGAACTCGGCCACTTCAAGCGCCGTCACGTGATCAAGCGCATGGTCGTCACTTTCGCGATCAGCCTGGCGCTGCTCGCCCTGCTCGGCTGGCTCTCGCAGCGCGTGTGGTTCTACGAAGGTCTCGGTGTGCGGCCGTCGCTGCTCGGCGGCAACGAAGGGCTCGCGCTCGTGCTGTTCTTCCTCGCGGTGCCGGTGTTCCTGTTCTTCGTCACGCCGCTTGGCAGCCTCTCGTCGCGCAAGCACGAGTTCGAGGCCGACGCCTTCGCCGCCACGCAAACCGACGCGCAGCATCTCGTCAACGCGCTCGTGAAGCTCTACGAGGACAACGCGTCGACGCTCACGCCCGACCCGCTCTATACCGCGTTCTACTACTCGCATCCGCCGGCTTCGCAGCGGATCGACCGACTGCTCGCGCACGCATGA
- the rsgA gene encoding ribosome small subunit-dependent GTPase A — protein sequence MNRRATKAAGSAKAPGATLHGVVIAAHGRHYLVAPDGGGAHLQCFPRGKKSEVAVGDRVEYQSTSADQGVIVAIGERRNLLYRSDQFKSKLFAANLDQLLIVLATEPHFSEDLLGRALVAAEANDLKPLIVLNKIDVQAALPLARQRLERYRALGYTVLEVSVKGRPEEARAVLAEHLHGHQTILLGQSGMGKSTLVNLLIPDAEAATREISTALNSGRHTTTFTRLYSLPEGGALIDSPGFQEFGLYHLTEGKLERAFPEFRPLLAHCRFYNCHHLHEPGCAILEAVDDGRIAPERQALYAQLMHEISQVVR from the coding sequence ATGAACCGGCGCGCAACGAAAGCCGCCGGCAGCGCTAAAGCCCCAGGTGCCACGCTGCACGGCGTGGTGATCGCCGCCCACGGGCGCCACTATCTCGTCGCGCCCGACGGCGGCGGCGCGCACCTGCAATGCTTCCCGCGCGGCAAGAAGAGCGAGGTGGCAGTGGGCGACCGCGTCGAATATCAATCGACTTCCGCCGATCAGGGCGTGATCGTCGCGATCGGCGAGCGGCGCAACCTGCTCTACCGCTCCGACCAGTTCAAGTCGAAGCTCTTCGCGGCGAACCTCGACCAGTTGCTGATCGTGCTCGCCACCGAGCCGCACTTCAGCGAGGACCTGCTCGGGCGCGCGCTCGTGGCCGCCGAGGCCAACGATCTCAAGCCGCTCATCGTGCTCAACAAGATCGACGTTCAGGCCGCGCTGCCGCTTGCGCGCCAGCGCCTCGAACGGTATCGCGCGCTGGGTTATACGGTGCTGGAGGTTTCCGTGAAGGGGCGTCCCGAGGAGGCGCGCGCGGTGCTCGCCGAGCACCTGCACGGCCATCAGACGATCCTGCTCGGCCAGTCGGGCATGGGCAAGTCGACGCTCGTGAACCTGCTGATTCCCGATGCCGAAGCCGCGACGCGCGAGATCTCGACGGCGCTGAACAGCGGCCGCCACACCACGACGTTCACGCGGCTTTACAGCTTGCCCGAGGGCGGCGCGCTGATCGATTCGCCGGGCTTCCAGGAGTTCGGCCTCTATCACCTCACCGAAGGCAAGCTCGAGCGCGCGTTCCCCGAGTTCCGGCCGCTGCTCGCGCACTGCCGCTTCTACAACTGCCATCACCTGCACGAGCCGGGCTGCGCGATCCTTGAAGCCGTCGACGATGGCCGCATCGCGCCGGAGCGCCAGGCGCTCTACGCGCAGCTCATGCACGAGATCAGCCAGGTCGTGCGCTAA
- a CDS encoding putative signal transducing protein translates to MLKLVRAPNLLIAQHWMNILATAGVPCELHNRYLSGAMGEIPAEQCAPELWLVDERDEKLARRLIDEAVNGPPPGSPTWRCARCGEVLEAQFTVCWNCGRDRDVRDE, encoded by the coding sequence ATGCTCAAGCTCGTCCGTGCGCCGAATCTGCTGATCGCCCAGCACTGGATGAACATCCTGGCGACGGCGGGCGTACCGTGCGAGCTGCACAACCGCTACCTGAGCGGCGCAATGGGCGAGATTCCCGCCGAGCAGTGCGCGCCCGAACTGTGGCTCGTGGACGAACGCGACGAGAAGCTCGCCCGGCGTTTGATCGACGAGGCGGTGAACGGGCCGCCACCCGGTTCGCCCACGTGGCGCTGCGCGCGTTGCGGCGAGGTGCTCGAGGCGCAGTTCACCGTTTGCTGGAATTGCGGACGCGATCGCGACGTGCGCGACGAGTGA
- a CDS encoding CobD/CbiB family protein codes for MTFFSVLLALVIEQVRALSPNNPVMALVRLNAEWAAHGFDAGKQKHGLIAWLVVVLPWTLATALVYYVLYHISFVLAFLWNVVVVYFTLGFRQFSHYFTDIHLALNNDDVPRAREILHEWTGIDAVDMPVSEIVRHTLIHAVIASHRHVFGVFFWFLVPIGPAGAVLYRIAEYLAREWARPAEDRTEAFSNFAQHVFFVIDWVPARLTSLGFAIVGNFEDAIYAWRNHTNQWPDTNEGVLLATGSGALGARLSGPLAEQSSVDVLAQPGEGGPYTVGDDCTPRTLQSAVGLVWRAVILWMILLLMLTIAVWL; via the coding sequence ATGACCTTCTTTTCCGTATTGCTGGCCCTCGTCATCGAACAGGTGCGGGCGCTGTCGCCCAATAATCCGGTCATGGCGCTCGTGCGCCTCAATGCGGAATGGGCCGCTCACGGCTTCGATGCCGGCAAGCAGAAGCACGGCCTCATTGCCTGGCTCGTGGTTGTGCTGCCGTGGACCCTCGCCACGGCGCTCGTCTACTACGTGCTCTACCACATCAGCTTTGTGCTGGCGTTCCTGTGGAACGTGGTAGTCGTGTACTTCACGCTCGGTTTTCGCCAGTTCAGCCACTATTTCACCGACATCCATCTCGCGCTGAACAACGACGACGTGCCGCGCGCGCGTGAAATCCTCCACGAATGGACCGGTATCGACGCCGTGGACATGCCTGTGAGCGAGATCGTGCGCCACACGCTCATTCATGCGGTGATCGCCTCGCATCGGCACGTGTTTGGCGTGTTCTTCTGGTTTCTCGTGCCGATCGGGCCCGCGGGCGCCGTGCTGTACCGCATTGCCGAATACCTCGCGCGCGAGTGGGCGCGTCCGGCGGAAGACCGCACCGAGGCGTTCTCGAACTTCGCTCAACATGTGTTCTTCGTGATCGACTGGGTGCCGGCGCGGCTCACGTCGCTCGGCTTTGCGATCGTCGGCAACTTCGAGGACGCGATCTACGCCTGGCGCAACCACACGAACCAGTGGCCCGATACCAACGAAGGCGTGCTGCTCGCCACCGGCAGCGGCGCGCTTGGCGCTCGCCTTTCGGGGCCGCTCGCGGAGCAGTCCAGCGTCGACGTGCTTGCGCAGCCGGGCGAGGGCGGTCCGTACACGGTGGGCGACGACTGCACGCCGCGCACGCTGCAATCGGCGGTGGGTCTTGTGTGGCGCGCCGTGATCCTGTGGATGATCCTGCTCCTCATGCTGACGATCGCCGTCTGGCTCTGA
- a CDS encoding CoA pyrophosphatase, giving the protein MIRPVFEPESLPIESTGASLPQVAAERLTAAGLRARFEQRLPWDPEPQEARLAEMRDPREAAVLVPLAMRPGGLTVLLTQRADNLSNHAGQVSFPGGSREPSDATPIAAALREAQEEVNLDPARVEVLGALPEYLTGTGFKVTPVVGLVHEPFSLAADSLEVASIFEVPLSFLMNPVHHQVRVFRWDGGERRFYAMPYPDRNAPDRNTPDRNVQEPAVVSGVGSSHFIWGATAGMLRNFYRFLLA; this is encoded by the coding sequence TTGATCCGCCCAGTATTTGAACCCGAAAGCCTGCCGATCGAATCGACGGGCGCGAGCCTTCCGCAGGTCGCCGCGGAACGCCTGACCGCCGCCGGTTTGCGCGCGCGCTTCGAGCAGCGCCTGCCGTGGGACCCCGAACCGCAGGAAGCCCGTCTTGCCGAGATGCGCGATCCGCGCGAGGCCGCCGTGCTCGTGCCCCTTGCGATGCGCCCCGGCGGCCTGACCGTGCTGCTCACGCAGCGCGCCGACAACCTCAGCAATCACGCGGGGCAGGTGAGCTTTCCCGGCGGCAGCCGCGAGCCTTCCGACGCGACGCCCATCGCCGCCGCGTTGCGCGAGGCGCAAGAGGAAGTGAACCTCGACCCGGCGCGTGTCGAGGTGCTCGGCGCGTTGCCCGAATATCTGACGGGCACGGGCTTCAAGGTCACGCCCGTGGTCGGTCTCGTGCACGAGCCGTTCAGCCTTGCCGCCGACTCGCTCGAAGTGGCGAGCATCTTCGAGGTGCCGCTGAGCTTTCTCATGAACCCGGTGCATCACCAGGTGCGCGTGTTCCGTTGGGACGGGGGCGAGCGGCGCTTTTATGCGATGCCTTATCCGGATCGTAATGCGCCCGACCGCAATACGCCGGATCGCAACGTGCAAGAGCCCGCAGTCGTTTCAGGCGTAGGGTCTTCCCACTTCATCTGGGGCGCGACGGCGGGCATGCTGCGCAACTTCTACCGCTTCCTGCTCGCGTAA
- the rplS gene encoding 50S ribosomal protein L19: MNLIEKLEQEEIQRVLGEKTIPEFAPGDTVIVNVNVVEGNRKRVQAYEGVVIAKRNRGLNSSFIVRKISSGEGVERTFQTYSPLLASIVVKRRGDVRRAKLYYLRNLSGKKARIKEKLVSKDRAAAPADQA, from the coding sequence ATGAATCTGATTGAAAAACTCGAGCAGGAAGAGATCCAGCGCGTGCTGGGCGAGAAGACCATCCCCGAATTCGCCCCCGGCGATACGGTGATCGTCAACGTGAACGTGGTTGAAGGTAACCGCAAGCGCGTTCAGGCATACGAAGGCGTCGTGATCGCGAAGCGTAACCGCGGCCTGAACTCGTCGTTCATCGTGCGCAAGATCTCGTCGGGCGAAGGCGTCGAGCGTACGTTCCAGACGTACTCGCCGTTGCTGGCCAGCATCGTGGTGAAGCGCCGCGGCGACGTGCGTCGCGCGAAGCTGTACTACCTGCGCAACCTGTCGGGCAAGAAGGCACGTATCAAGGAAAAGCTGGTGTCGAAAGACCGCGCAGCTGCTCCGGCCGATCAGGCGTAA
- the trmD gene encoding tRNA (guanosine(37)-N1)-methyltransferase TrmD, producing the protein MQFDVVTLFPEMFRALTDWGITSRAAKQQRYTLRTWNPRDFTTDNYRTIDDRPYGGGPGMVMLAKPLEAAIDAAKAAQAQAGVGAPRVLLMSPQGKPLTHERVMQFAQEPGLVMLCGRYEAIDQRLVDRCVDEEVSLGDFVLSGGELPAMALMDAVVRNLPGVLGDALSAVQDSFVEGLLDCPHYTRPEEYDGVRVPDVLLGGHHAEIELWRRREALRNTWSKRPDLIERARKNKMLSRADEAWLASLAKGSNEA; encoded by the coding sequence ATGCAGTTCGATGTCGTCACGCTCTTTCCCGAGATGTTCCGCGCGCTGACCGACTGGGGTATTACCAGCCGGGCGGCGAAGCAGCAGCGTTACACGTTGCGCACGTGGAATCCGCGTGATTTCACGACCGACAACTATCGCACGATCGACGACCGTCCTTACGGCGGCGGCCCCGGCATGGTCATGCTGGCCAAGCCGCTCGAAGCGGCGATCGACGCGGCGAAGGCTGCGCAGGCGCAAGCCGGCGTGGGCGCCCCGCGTGTGCTGCTGATGTCGCCGCAAGGCAAGCCGCTCACGCACGAACGCGTCATGCAGTTCGCGCAGGAGCCGGGTCTCGTGATGTTGTGCGGCCGCTATGAAGCGATCGACCAGCGTCTCGTCGACCGCTGCGTGGACGAAGAAGTGAGCCTCGGCGACTTCGTGCTCTCGGGGGGCGAATTGCCCGCGATGGCCTTGATGGACGCCGTGGTGCGCAACCTGCCGGGTGTGCTGGGCGACGCGCTTTCGGCGGTGCAGGACAGCTTCGTCGAAGGTTTGCTCGACTGTCCGCATTACACGCGCCCCGAGGAATACGACGGCGTGCGTGTGCCCGATGTGCTGCTTGGCGGCCATCACGCGGAAATCGAGTTGTGGCGTCGCCGCGAGGCATTGCGCAACACGTGGAGCAAACGGCCCGATCTGATCGAGCGGGCCAGAAAGAACAAGATGTTGAGCCGTGCCGACGAGGCGTGGCTCGCTAGTCTCGCGAAGGGCTCGAACGAAGCGTAA